The following DNA comes from Mucisphaera calidilacus.
TCTGGTGATGGCGTTCAGCAACTGGGATCTGACGCTTCACAACGCGTACAAGACGGACGCGGAGCTTGAGTTTGTCGGTCTGAACAATGTGTATGAGATGTTTCAGGTGGGTGATCGTTTCGCGTGGGACAGCAAGTTCATCATCTTCTTCGGGAACACGCTGTTTTTCATGATGGGGATTCCGTTCTGCGTGCTGGCTTCGCTGTTCGCGGCGATCATGCTGAGCAAGGACACGCGTGCGGGTGGCGGTCGTCTGGGGCTGTATCTGTTGGCGGGGTGCGGGTTGACGGTGGGCTGCGTGATGCTGGCGGCGGCGGGCGCGGGTGCTTCGGCGATGATGCTGACGCTGCTGGGTGTGGCGGGCGTGATTCTGCTGGGTGGTGCGGGTCTGGGTTCGACGTTCTACCGGACGCTTTTTTACACGCCTTCGTTCGTGGCGGGTGTGGCGACGTTTCTGGTCTGGAAGAAGCTCTACTCGCGTGAGACGGGTCCTGTGAACCAGGCGTTGAATCCGGTGCTGGATGGTGTTGCGGACACGGTGAATGCGTTGCCTGCGGGGTTGATCGAGTCGCTGCTGTACGCGGGGTATGTGCTGTTCGTGGTGGTGCTGGCGTGGGGTCTGCGTCAGCTTCGGCGCGCGTACCTTGATGGCGACCTGGGCTGGCGTGCTGCGGTGCTGCCGGTGGTGCTGTTGTTTGTGCCGTTGCTGGTGGCGTCGCGGTGGAGCTATACGTCGGGGACGTGGTGGGTGTTGGGCGTGTTGTCGTTGGGCGTAGTGTTGTACGAGGCTTACCGGGTGGTGTCGACGGGTCGTTTCCCGGGTCGTGCGTCGGCGGGGTTTGGTCACGGGTTTGTGATGGCATTGATTGCGTTGGTGGGTCAGTTCGTGGTGCTGGGGCTGGCGGTGGTGGTGCACGTTCTGCCGTCGATGGCTGCGGATGGTCTGAACCCGCCTAGCTGGCTGAATAACGTGAACTTTGCGAAGCCGGCGTTGATGGTGATGGGGTTCTGGGCGGCGATTGGTTCGAACAACATGCTGCTTTATCTGGCGGCGTTGACGAACATCCCGGAGGACCTTTATGAGGCGGCGGACATTGACGGGGCGTCGCGACTGGATCGGTTCTGGAACGTGACGTGGCCGCAGCTGGCGCCGACGACGTTTTTCATTCTGGTGATGTCGACGATCGGCGGGTTACAGGGTGGTTTTGAGATGGCGCGTGTTATGACGAACGGTGGTCCGGCGG
Coding sequences within:
- a CDS encoding carbohydrate ABC transporter permease, yielding MSRKVKDFAAGVAFLAPNIAGVLVFTVFPVVVSLVMAFSNWDLTLHNAYKTDAELEFVGLNNVYEMFQVGDRFAWDSKFIIFFGNTLFFMMGIPFCVLASLFAAIMLSKDTRAGGGRLGLYLLAGCGLTVGCVMLAAAGAGASAMMLTLLGVAGVILLGGAGLGSTFYRTLFYTPSFVAGVATFLVWKKLYSRETGPVNQALNPVLDGVADTVNALPAGLIESLLYAGYVLFVVVLAWGLRQLRRAYLDGDLGWRAAVLPVVLLFVPLLVASRWSYTSGTWWVLGVLSLGVVLYEAYRVVSTGRFPGRASAGFGHGFVMALIALVGQFVVLGLAVVVHVLPSMAADGLNPPSWLNNVNFAKPALMVMGFWAAIGSNNMLLYLAALTNIPEDLYEAADIDGASRLDRFWNVTWPQLAPTTFFILVMSTIGGLQGGFEMARVMTNGGPAGATTTLSFYIYDLGFITGRLGLASAVSWVLFVLVFCVTLFNWNFGNRYVND